Proteins encoded together in one Lepisosteus oculatus isolate fLepOcu1 chromosome 2, fLepOcu1.hap2, whole genome shotgun sequence window:
- the LOC102686392 gene encoding protein transport protein Sec24C isoform X1, translating into MHIPAANQSHVDSPTWPRPQGHSTWPAPVSTDRTPATYCPVGGLEKVSAPAGSGAPPRLLFTDCPASSTPPTFPTGPGLEGPQSWGNLPSTDLPPQLGLPAEPSLPNGMSDSCEPSPFPSCHTVTQPPPGGSSTEQASRAQSPRAQSRYGLDPRLIPSAVKVIEDDRDEWAGQVFVSDTSRQLPPLSSTECTVEDRGNASPRFIRCTSYSFPCDGGAAQRCHLPLGAVVTPLARLGPGERPLPVLMRGAEPGCVLSCGGCGSSMCPFMTWQDSGQRFHCPFCGHITEVPWQNYQPTDRGSPRVDSELHPELCRGSYEILETHTQRECLGLLLAVDVSGQAVRGGQLALVCHQLRALLASLSRDYTGLGKSALRVGVVTYDRSLHLYNLSPALSRPHMLVVTETEDLELPVWEGLLVSLEDGRDAIDCVLEQIPRLFVDAEDTPVSQDLPLRSALKIFKAAGCPGKVLVFHTAPPSDGKVNCSSGPSGFFSSSKTKSLFQPPESCGSLARECVAQGCSLHLFLFSQQAVGGTWAGHASSLTGGRVYNYECFQGEADVERFGSDLRRCVEAETGYRAELRVSVSKGLRVSGCFGAFSPGPDPAVISLAAIDWHTAVAVQFMHHSPLDEHRGVAMQMCLSYTSSQGERRTRVHSLGLRCSRHLVDTFRNSQAETLLSFYCKRAYCAVLDRPLQAVRDELVTELTEALACYRQHCSSTALTHGQLVLPQCLKALPVYVNSLRKSEVLLPGQRSSVPQRLQLRGQLVAMDPAHTAAYFYPELLPLPLCEQSVGDGAPAAAVRCSGSSLDSRGLYLAHSSLALLLWVGEHVPLSVLSQLFNASSFSQLPCGECCLPTLDNPLSLRVRAVIETLRSCTAFTLKLQVVKQGDHSEEALRHLLVEDKSPNGGASYPDFLYHVHINSLQLLA; encoded by the exons ATGCACATCCCAGCAGCCAATCAAAGCCATGTGGACAGTCCGACCTGGCCCCGCCCACAGGGCCACAGCACCTGGCCTGCTCCTGTCAGCACGGACCGGACACCAGCGACCTACTGTCCAGTCGGAGGGCTGGAGAAAGTCTCTGCCCCTGCAGGATCAGGAGCCCCTCCCCGTTTACTTTTTACAGACTGTCCAGCCTCCTCAACCCCTCCCACCTTCCCCACTGGGCCAGGGTTAGAGGGGCCTCAGTCCTGGGGGAATCTTCCCAGTACTGACCTCCCACCACAGCTCGGCCTGCCTGCTGAGCCCAGTCTCCCCAACG GCATGTCTGACTCTTGCGAGCCGAGCCCCTTCCCATCCTGCCACACTGTCACTCAGCCACCACCAGGGGGCAGCAGCACAGAGCAG gCAAGCCGAGCTCAGAGCCCCAGGGCGCAGTCTCGCTACGGGCTGGACCCCCGGCTGATCCCCAGTGCG gTGAAGGTGATAGAAGACGACCGAGATGAGTGGGCAGGGCAGGTGTTTGTCTCGGACACCAGCAGGCAGCTCCCACCCCTCTCCAGCACTGAGTGCACCGTGGAGGACAGAG gtAACGCCAGTCCGCGCTTCATCCGCTGTACCTCCTACTCCTTTCCCTGTGATGGAGGGGCTGCCCAACGTTGTCACCTGCCCCTGGGGGCAGTCGTTACCCCCCTCGCGAGGCTGGGGCCCGGAGAG cgccccctgcctgtgCTGATGCGTGGTGCAGAGCCTGGCTGCGTGCTGAGCTGTGGGGGGTGTGGATCCTCCATGTGTCCCTTCATGACCTGGCAGGACAGCGGGCAGAGATTCCACTGCCCCTTCTGTGGGCACATCACTGAGG TGCCCTGGCAGAATTACCAGCCCACAGACAGGGGGAGTCCCAGGGTGGATTCAGAGCTGCACCCTGAGCTGTGCCGAGGCTCTTATGAAATTCTGGAGACGCACACGCAG AGGGAGTGTCTTGGTCTGCTGTTGGCTGTGGATGTGTCTGGTCAGGCAGTGAGGGGGGGGCAACTGGCTCTTGTCTGCCATCAGCTCCGCGCTCTCCTTGCCTCTCTGAGCAG gGATTATACCGGCTTGGGCAAGTCGGCTCTGAGAGTGGGAGTGGTCACTTACGACAGAAGTCTCCACCTTTACAACCTTAGCCCCGCCCTCTCCCGCCCCCACATGCTGGTTGTCACGGAAACAGAAGATCTGGAACTACCTGTGTGGGAGGGGCTACTGGTCTCACTGGAAGACGGCAGAGACGCCATTGACTG tGTTCTGGAGCAGATCCCCAGACTGTTTGTGGACGCAGAGGACACCCCTGTATCACAGGACCTGCCTCTGCGCTCTGCCCTGAAGATCTTTAAG GCAGCTGGTTGTCCAGGAAAAGTGCTGGTCTTCCACACAGCTCCCCCTAGTGACGGGAAGGTGAACTGCAGCAGTGGCCCCTCTGGATTCTTTAGCTCCAGCAAAACGAAG tccctgttccagcccccagAATCCTGCGGCTCATTGGCTCGGGAGTGTGTGGCTCAGGGCTGCAGTCTACACCTCTTCCTGTTCTCCCAGCAGGCTGTGGGAGGGACCTGGGCAGGACACGCTTCCTCCCTGACTGGGGGCAGGGTCTACAACTATGAATGCTTTCAG GGAGAGGCCGACGTGGAGCGGTTCGGCAGTGATTTGAGGAGGTGTGTGGAGGCAGAAACAGGCTACAGGGCTGAGCTCAGGGTCTCTGTAAGCAAAG GTCTGCGGGTGTCTGGATGCTTTGGGGCATTCTCCCCGGGCCCTGATCCAGCTGTCATCTCCCTGGCGGCTATTGATTGGCACACCGCTGTGGCAGTTCAGTTTATGCATCACAGCCCATTGGACGAGCACAGGGGCGTGGCCATGCAG ATGTGCTTGTCCTACACTTCCTcccagggagagaggaggaccAGGGTCCACAGCCTGGGCCTGCGCTGCTCCCGCCACCTAGTGGACACATTCCGCAACAGCCAGGCCGAGACACTGCTGAGCTTCTACTGCAAGAGAG CTTACTGCGCCGTGCTGGACAGGCCTCTCCAGGCTGTGAGAGACGAACTGGTCACTGAGCTTACAGAGGCCCTGGCCTGCTACCGGCAGCACTGCTCCTCCACTGCACTCACACATGGACAG ctGGTGCTGCCCCAGTGTCTGAAGGCCCTCCCAGTCTATGTGAACAGTCTGCGCAAGAGTGAGGTCTTGTTGCCCGGACAGCGCAGCTCCGTGCCACAACGACTGCAGCTGCGTGGCCAACTGGTCGCCATGGACCCGGCCCACACTGCCGCTTACTTCTATCCTGAGCTCCTCCCACTG CCCCTGTGTGAGCAGTCTGTTGGCGATGGTGCCCCTGCAGCAGCAGTGCGTTGCTCAGGGAGCAGTCTGGACTCACGGGGGCTGTACCTGGCCCACAGCTCCCTAGCCCTGCTGCTCTGGGTGGGGGAGCACGTCCCGCTGTCTGTCCTCTCCCAACTCTTCAACGCCAGCTCCTTCAGCCAGCTGCCCTGCGGAGAG TGCTGCCTGCCCACCCTGGACAACCCCTTGTCCCTGCGCGTGAGGGCAGTAATCGAAACCCTGAGGTCATGCACAGCCTTCACCCTAAAG CTGCAGGTGGTGAAGCAGGGAGACCACAGTGAGGAGGCTCTCCGGCACCTGCTGGTGGAGGACAAGAGCCCCAACGGCGGGGCGTCGTACCCCGACTTCCTGTATCACGTGCACATCAACTCCTTGCAGCTGCTGGCGTGA
- the LOC102686392 gene encoding protein transport protein Sec24C isoform X2 — translation MHIPAANQSHVDSPTWPRPQGHSTWPAPVSTDRTPATYCPVGGLEKVSAPAGSGAPPRLLFTDCPASSTPPTFPTGPGLEGPQSWGNLPSTDLPPQLGLPAEPSLPNGMSDSCEPSPFPSCHTVTQPPPGGSSTEQASRAQSPRAQSRYGLDPRLIPSAVKVIEDDRDEWAGQVFVSDTSRQLPPLSSTECTVEDRGNASPRFIRCTSYSFPCDGGAAQRCHLPLGAVVTPLARLGPGERPLPVLMRGAEPGCVLSCGGCGSSMCPFMTWQDSGQRFHCPFCGHITEVPWQNYQPTDRGSPRVDSELHPELCRGSYEILETHTQRECLGLLLAVDVSGQAVRGGQLALVCHQLRALLASLSRDYTGLGKSALRVGVVTYDRSLHLYNLSPALSRPHMLVVTETEDLELPVWEGLLVSLEDGRDAIDCVLEQIPRLFVDAEDTPVSQDLPLRSALKIFKAAGCPGKVLVFHTAPPSDGKVNCSSGPSGFFSSSKTKSLFQPPESCGSLARECVAQGCSLHLFLFSQQAVGGTWAGHASSLTGGRVYNYECFQGEADVERFGSDLRRCVEAETGYRAELRVSVSKGLRVSGCFGAFSPGPDPAVISLAAIDWHTAVAVQFMHHSPLDEHRGVAMQMCLSYTSSQGERRTRVHSLGLRCSRHLVDTFRNSQAETLLSFYCKRAYCAVLDRPLQAVRDELVTELTEALACYRQHCSSTALTHGQLVLPQCLKALPVYVNSLRKSEVLLPGQRSSVPQRLQLRGQLVAMDPAHTAAYFYPELLPLPLCEQSVGDGAPAAAVRCSGSSLDSRGLYLAHSSLALLLWVGEHVPLSVLSQLFNASSFSQLPCGECCLPTLDNPLSLRVRAVIETLRSCTAFTLKVVKQGDHSEEALRHLLVEDKSPNGGASYPDFLYHVHINSLQLLA, via the exons ATGCACATCCCAGCAGCCAATCAAAGCCATGTGGACAGTCCGACCTGGCCCCGCCCACAGGGCCACAGCACCTGGCCTGCTCCTGTCAGCACGGACCGGACACCAGCGACCTACTGTCCAGTCGGAGGGCTGGAGAAAGTCTCTGCCCCTGCAGGATCAGGAGCCCCTCCCCGTTTACTTTTTACAGACTGTCCAGCCTCCTCAACCCCTCCCACCTTCCCCACTGGGCCAGGGTTAGAGGGGCCTCAGTCCTGGGGGAATCTTCCCAGTACTGACCTCCCACCACAGCTCGGCCTGCCTGCTGAGCCCAGTCTCCCCAACG GCATGTCTGACTCTTGCGAGCCGAGCCCCTTCCCATCCTGCCACACTGTCACTCAGCCACCACCAGGGGGCAGCAGCACAGAGCAG gCAAGCCGAGCTCAGAGCCCCAGGGCGCAGTCTCGCTACGGGCTGGACCCCCGGCTGATCCCCAGTGCG gTGAAGGTGATAGAAGACGACCGAGATGAGTGGGCAGGGCAGGTGTTTGTCTCGGACACCAGCAGGCAGCTCCCACCCCTCTCCAGCACTGAGTGCACCGTGGAGGACAGAG gtAACGCCAGTCCGCGCTTCATCCGCTGTACCTCCTACTCCTTTCCCTGTGATGGAGGGGCTGCCCAACGTTGTCACCTGCCCCTGGGGGCAGTCGTTACCCCCCTCGCGAGGCTGGGGCCCGGAGAG cgccccctgcctgtgCTGATGCGTGGTGCAGAGCCTGGCTGCGTGCTGAGCTGTGGGGGGTGTGGATCCTCCATGTGTCCCTTCATGACCTGGCAGGACAGCGGGCAGAGATTCCACTGCCCCTTCTGTGGGCACATCACTGAGG TGCCCTGGCAGAATTACCAGCCCACAGACAGGGGGAGTCCCAGGGTGGATTCAGAGCTGCACCCTGAGCTGTGCCGAGGCTCTTATGAAATTCTGGAGACGCACACGCAG AGGGAGTGTCTTGGTCTGCTGTTGGCTGTGGATGTGTCTGGTCAGGCAGTGAGGGGGGGGCAACTGGCTCTTGTCTGCCATCAGCTCCGCGCTCTCCTTGCCTCTCTGAGCAG gGATTATACCGGCTTGGGCAAGTCGGCTCTGAGAGTGGGAGTGGTCACTTACGACAGAAGTCTCCACCTTTACAACCTTAGCCCCGCCCTCTCCCGCCCCCACATGCTGGTTGTCACGGAAACAGAAGATCTGGAACTACCTGTGTGGGAGGGGCTACTGGTCTCACTGGAAGACGGCAGAGACGCCATTGACTG tGTTCTGGAGCAGATCCCCAGACTGTTTGTGGACGCAGAGGACACCCCTGTATCACAGGACCTGCCTCTGCGCTCTGCCCTGAAGATCTTTAAG GCAGCTGGTTGTCCAGGAAAAGTGCTGGTCTTCCACACAGCTCCCCCTAGTGACGGGAAGGTGAACTGCAGCAGTGGCCCCTCTGGATTCTTTAGCTCCAGCAAAACGAAG tccctgttccagcccccagAATCCTGCGGCTCATTGGCTCGGGAGTGTGTGGCTCAGGGCTGCAGTCTACACCTCTTCCTGTTCTCCCAGCAGGCTGTGGGAGGGACCTGGGCAGGACACGCTTCCTCCCTGACTGGGGGCAGGGTCTACAACTATGAATGCTTTCAG GGAGAGGCCGACGTGGAGCGGTTCGGCAGTGATTTGAGGAGGTGTGTGGAGGCAGAAACAGGCTACAGGGCTGAGCTCAGGGTCTCTGTAAGCAAAG GTCTGCGGGTGTCTGGATGCTTTGGGGCATTCTCCCCGGGCCCTGATCCAGCTGTCATCTCCCTGGCGGCTATTGATTGGCACACCGCTGTGGCAGTTCAGTTTATGCATCACAGCCCATTGGACGAGCACAGGGGCGTGGCCATGCAG ATGTGCTTGTCCTACACTTCCTcccagggagagaggaggaccAGGGTCCACAGCCTGGGCCTGCGCTGCTCCCGCCACCTAGTGGACACATTCCGCAACAGCCAGGCCGAGACACTGCTGAGCTTCTACTGCAAGAGAG CTTACTGCGCCGTGCTGGACAGGCCTCTCCAGGCTGTGAGAGACGAACTGGTCACTGAGCTTACAGAGGCCCTGGCCTGCTACCGGCAGCACTGCTCCTCCACTGCACTCACACATGGACAG ctGGTGCTGCCCCAGTGTCTGAAGGCCCTCCCAGTCTATGTGAACAGTCTGCGCAAGAGTGAGGTCTTGTTGCCCGGACAGCGCAGCTCCGTGCCACAACGACTGCAGCTGCGTGGCCAACTGGTCGCCATGGACCCGGCCCACACTGCCGCTTACTTCTATCCTGAGCTCCTCCCACTG CCCCTGTGTGAGCAGTCTGTTGGCGATGGTGCCCCTGCAGCAGCAGTGCGTTGCTCAGGGAGCAGTCTGGACTCACGGGGGCTGTACCTGGCCCACAGCTCCCTAGCCCTGCTGCTCTGGGTGGGGGAGCACGTCCCGCTGTCTGTCCTCTCCCAACTCTTCAACGCCAGCTCCTTCAGCCAGCTGCCCTGCGGAGAG TGCTGCCTGCCCACCCTGGACAACCCCTTGTCCCTGCGCGTGAGGGCAGTAATCGAAACCCTGAGGTCATGCACAGCCTTCACCCTAAAG GTGGTGAAGCAGGGAGACCACAGTGAGGAGGCTCTCCGGCACCTGCTGGTGGAGGACAAGAGCCCCAACGGCGGGGCGTCGTACCCCGACTTCCTGTATCACGTGCACATCAACTCCTTGCAGCTGCTGGCGTGA
- the LOC102686392 gene encoding protein transport protein Sec24C isoform X3, with amino-acid sequence MHIPAANQSHVDSPTWPRPQGHSTWPAPVSTDRTPATYCPVGGLEKVSAPAGSGAPPRLLFTDCPASSTPPTFPTGPGLEGPQSWGNLPSTDLPPQLGLPAEPSLPNGMSDSCEPSPFPSCHTVTQPPPGGSSTEQASRAQSPRAQSRYGLDPRLIPSAVKVIEDDRDEWAGQVFVSDTSRQLPPLSSTECTVEDRGNASPRFIRCTSYSFPCDGGAAQRCHLPLGAVVTPLARLGPGERPLPVLMRGAEPGCVLSCGGCGSSMCPFMTWQDSGQRFHCPFCGHITEVPWQNYQPTDRGSPRVDSELHPELCRGSYEILETHTQRECLGLLLAVDVSGQAVRGGQLALVCHQLRALLASLSRDYTGLGKSALRVGVVTYDRSLHLYNLSPALSRPHMLVVTETEDLELPVWEGLLVSLEDGRDAIDCVLEQIPRLFVDAEDTPVSQDLPLRSALKIFKAAGCPGKVLVFHTAPPSDGKVNCSSGPSGFFSSSKTKSLFQPPESCGSLARECVAQGCSLHLFLFSQQAVGGTWAGHASSLTGGRVYNYECFQGEADVERFGSDLRRCVEAETGYRAELRVSVSKGLRVSGCFGAFSPGPDPAVISLAAIDWHTAVAVQFMHHSPLDEHRGVAMQGERRTRVHSLGLRCSRHLVDTFRNSQAETLLSFYCKRAYCAVLDRPLQAVRDELVTELTEALACYRQHCSSTALTHGQLVLPQCLKALPVYVNSLRKSEVLLPGQRSSVPQRLQLRGQLVAMDPAHTAAYFYPELLPLPLCEQSVGDGAPAAAVRCSGSSLDSRGLYLAHSSLALLLWVGEHVPLSVLSQLFNASSFSQLPCGECCLPTLDNPLSLRVRAVIETLRSCTAFTLKLQVVKQGDHSEEALRHLLVEDKSPNGGASYPDFLYHVHINSLQLLA; translated from the exons ATGCACATCCCAGCAGCCAATCAAAGCCATGTGGACAGTCCGACCTGGCCCCGCCCACAGGGCCACAGCACCTGGCCTGCTCCTGTCAGCACGGACCGGACACCAGCGACCTACTGTCCAGTCGGAGGGCTGGAGAAAGTCTCTGCCCCTGCAGGATCAGGAGCCCCTCCCCGTTTACTTTTTACAGACTGTCCAGCCTCCTCAACCCCTCCCACCTTCCCCACTGGGCCAGGGTTAGAGGGGCCTCAGTCCTGGGGGAATCTTCCCAGTACTGACCTCCCACCACAGCTCGGCCTGCCTGCTGAGCCCAGTCTCCCCAACG GCATGTCTGACTCTTGCGAGCCGAGCCCCTTCCCATCCTGCCACACTGTCACTCAGCCACCACCAGGGGGCAGCAGCACAGAGCAG gCAAGCCGAGCTCAGAGCCCCAGGGCGCAGTCTCGCTACGGGCTGGACCCCCGGCTGATCCCCAGTGCG gTGAAGGTGATAGAAGACGACCGAGATGAGTGGGCAGGGCAGGTGTTTGTCTCGGACACCAGCAGGCAGCTCCCACCCCTCTCCAGCACTGAGTGCACCGTGGAGGACAGAG gtAACGCCAGTCCGCGCTTCATCCGCTGTACCTCCTACTCCTTTCCCTGTGATGGAGGGGCTGCCCAACGTTGTCACCTGCCCCTGGGGGCAGTCGTTACCCCCCTCGCGAGGCTGGGGCCCGGAGAG cgccccctgcctgtgCTGATGCGTGGTGCAGAGCCTGGCTGCGTGCTGAGCTGTGGGGGGTGTGGATCCTCCATGTGTCCCTTCATGACCTGGCAGGACAGCGGGCAGAGATTCCACTGCCCCTTCTGTGGGCACATCACTGAGG TGCCCTGGCAGAATTACCAGCCCACAGACAGGGGGAGTCCCAGGGTGGATTCAGAGCTGCACCCTGAGCTGTGCCGAGGCTCTTATGAAATTCTGGAGACGCACACGCAG AGGGAGTGTCTTGGTCTGCTGTTGGCTGTGGATGTGTCTGGTCAGGCAGTGAGGGGGGGGCAACTGGCTCTTGTCTGCCATCAGCTCCGCGCTCTCCTTGCCTCTCTGAGCAG gGATTATACCGGCTTGGGCAAGTCGGCTCTGAGAGTGGGAGTGGTCACTTACGACAGAAGTCTCCACCTTTACAACCTTAGCCCCGCCCTCTCCCGCCCCCACATGCTGGTTGTCACGGAAACAGAAGATCTGGAACTACCTGTGTGGGAGGGGCTACTGGTCTCACTGGAAGACGGCAGAGACGCCATTGACTG tGTTCTGGAGCAGATCCCCAGACTGTTTGTGGACGCAGAGGACACCCCTGTATCACAGGACCTGCCTCTGCGCTCTGCCCTGAAGATCTTTAAG GCAGCTGGTTGTCCAGGAAAAGTGCTGGTCTTCCACACAGCTCCCCCTAGTGACGGGAAGGTGAACTGCAGCAGTGGCCCCTCTGGATTCTTTAGCTCCAGCAAAACGAAG tccctgttccagcccccagAATCCTGCGGCTCATTGGCTCGGGAGTGTGTGGCTCAGGGCTGCAGTCTACACCTCTTCCTGTTCTCCCAGCAGGCTGTGGGAGGGACCTGGGCAGGACACGCTTCCTCCCTGACTGGGGGCAGGGTCTACAACTATGAATGCTTTCAG GGAGAGGCCGACGTGGAGCGGTTCGGCAGTGATTTGAGGAGGTGTGTGGAGGCAGAAACAGGCTACAGGGCTGAGCTCAGGGTCTCTGTAAGCAAAG GTCTGCGGGTGTCTGGATGCTTTGGGGCATTCTCCCCGGGCCCTGATCCAGCTGTCATCTCCCTGGCGGCTATTGATTGGCACACCGCTGTGGCAGTTCAGTTTATGCATCACAGCCCATTGGACGAGCACAGGGGCGTGGCCATGCAG ggagagaggaggaccAGGGTCCACAGCCTGGGCCTGCGCTGCTCCCGCCACCTAGTGGACACATTCCGCAACAGCCAGGCCGAGACACTGCTGAGCTTCTACTGCAAGAGAG CTTACTGCGCCGTGCTGGACAGGCCTCTCCAGGCTGTGAGAGACGAACTGGTCACTGAGCTTACAGAGGCCCTGGCCTGCTACCGGCAGCACTGCTCCTCCACTGCACTCACACATGGACAG ctGGTGCTGCCCCAGTGTCTGAAGGCCCTCCCAGTCTATGTGAACAGTCTGCGCAAGAGTGAGGTCTTGTTGCCCGGACAGCGCAGCTCCGTGCCACAACGACTGCAGCTGCGTGGCCAACTGGTCGCCATGGACCCGGCCCACACTGCCGCTTACTTCTATCCTGAGCTCCTCCCACTG CCCCTGTGTGAGCAGTCTGTTGGCGATGGTGCCCCTGCAGCAGCAGTGCGTTGCTCAGGGAGCAGTCTGGACTCACGGGGGCTGTACCTGGCCCACAGCTCCCTAGCCCTGCTGCTCTGGGTGGGGGAGCACGTCCCGCTGTCTGTCCTCTCCCAACTCTTCAACGCCAGCTCCTTCAGCCAGCTGCCCTGCGGAGAG TGCTGCCTGCCCACCCTGGACAACCCCTTGTCCCTGCGCGTGAGGGCAGTAATCGAAACCCTGAGGTCATGCACAGCCTTCACCCTAAAG CTGCAGGTGGTGAAGCAGGGAGACCACAGTGAGGAGGCTCTCCGGCACCTGCTGGTGGAGGACAAGAGCCCCAACGGCGGGGCGTCGTACCCCGACTTCCTGTATCACGTGCACATCAACTCCTTGCAGCTGCTGGCGTGA
- the LOC102686392 gene encoding protein transport protein Sec24C isoform X4: MSDSCEPSPFPSCHTVTQPPPGGSSTEQASRAQSPRAQSRYGLDPRLIPSAVKVIEDDRDEWAGQVFVSDTSRQLPPLSSTECTVEDRGNASPRFIRCTSYSFPCDGGAAQRCHLPLGAVVTPLARLGPGERPLPVLMRGAEPGCVLSCGGCGSSMCPFMTWQDSGQRFHCPFCGHITEVPWQNYQPTDRGSPRVDSELHPELCRGSYEILETHTQRECLGLLLAVDVSGQAVRGGQLALVCHQLRALLASLSRDYTGLGKSALRVGVVTYDRSLHLYNLSPALSRPHMLVVTETEDLELPVWEGLLVSLEDGRDAIDCVLEQIPRLFVDAEDTPVSQDLPLRSALKIFKAAGCPGKVLVFHTAPPSDGKVNCSSGPSGFFSSSKTKSLFQPPESCGSLARECVAQGCSLHLFLFSQQAVGGTWAGHASSLTGGRVYNYECFQGEADVERFGSDLRRCVEAETGYRAELRVSVSKGLRVSGCFGAFSPGPDPAVISLAAIDWHTAVAVQFMHHSPLDEHRGVAMQMCLSYTSSQGERRTRVHSLGLRCSRHLVDTFRNSQAETLLSFYCKRAYCAVLDRPLQAVRDELVTELTEALACYRQHCSSTALTHGQLVLPQCLKALPVYVNSLRKSEVLLPGQRSSVPQRLQLRGQLVAMDPAHTAAYFYPELLPLPLCEQSVGDGAPAAAVRCSGSSLDSRGLYLAHSSLALLLWVGEHVPLSVLSQLFNASSFSQLPCGECCLPTLDNPLSLRVRAVIETLRSCTAFTLKLQVVKQGDHSEEALRHLLVEDKSPNGGASYPDFLYHVHINSLQLLA; this comes from the exons ATGTCTGACTCTTGCGAGCCGAGCCCCTTCCCATCCTGCCACACTGTCACTCAGCCACCACCAGGGGGCAGCAGCACAGAGCAG gCAAGCCGAGCTCAGAGCCCCAGGGCGCAGTCTCGCTACGGGCTGGACCCCCGGCTGATCCCCAGTGCG gTGAAGGTGATAGAAGACGACCGAGATGAGTGGGCAGGGCAGGTGTTTGTCTCGGACACCAGCAGGCAGCTCCCACCCCTCTCCAGCACTGAGTGCACCGTGGAGGACAGAG gtAACGCCAGTCCGCGCTTCATCCGCTGTACCTCCTACTCCTTTCCCTGTGATGGAGGGGCTGCCCAACGTTGTCACCTGCCCCTGGGGGCAGTCGTTACCCCCCTCGCGAGGCTGGGGCCCGGAGAG cgccccctgcctgtgCTGATGCGTGGTGCAGAGCCTGGCTGCGTGCTGAGCTGTGGGGGGTGTGGATCCTCCATGTGTCCCTTCATGACCTGGCAGGACAGCGGGCAGAGATTCCACTGCCCCTTCTGTGGGCACATCACTGAGG TGCCCTGGCAGAATTACCAGCCCACAGACAGGGGGAGTCCCAGGGTGGATTCAGAGCTGCACCCTGAGCTGTGCCGAGGCTCTTATGAAATTCTGGAGACGCACACGCAG AGGGAGTGTCTTGGTCTGCTGTTGGCTGTGGATGTGTCTGGTCAGGCAGTGAGGGGGGGGCAACTGGCTCTTGTCTGCCATCAGCTCCGCGCTCTCCTTGCCTCTCTGAGCAG gGATTATACCGGCTTGGGCAAGTCGGCTCTGAGAGTGGGAGTGGTCACTTACGACAGAAGTCTCCACCTTTACAACCTTAGCCCCGCCCTCTCCCGCCCCCACATGCTGGTTGTCACGGAAACAGAAGATCTGGAACTACCTGTGTGGGAGGGGCTACTGGTCTCACTGGAAGACGGCAGAGACGCCATTGACTG tGTTCTGGAGCAGATCCCCAGACTGTTTGTGGACGCAGAGGACACCCCTGTATCACAGGACCTGCCTCTGCGCTCTGCCCTGAAGATCTTTAAG GCAGCTGGTTGTCCAGGAAAAGTGCTGGTCTTCCACACAGCTCCCCCTAGTGACGGGAAGGTGAACTGCAGCAGTGGCCCCTCTGGATTCTTTAGCTCCAGCAAAACGAAG tccctgttccagcccccagAATCCTGCGGCTCATTGGCTCGGGAGTGTGTGGCTCAGGGCTGCAGTCTACACCTCTTCCTGTTCTCCCAGCAGGCTGTGGGAGGGACCTGGGCAGGACACGCTTCCTCCCTGACTGGGGGCAGGGTCTACAACTATGAATGCTTTCAG GGAGAGGCCGACGTGGAGCGGTTCGGCAGTGATTTGAGGAGGTGTGTGGAGGCAGAAACAGGCTACAGGGCTGAGCTCAGGGTCTCTGTAAGCAAAG GTCTGCGGGTGTCTGGATGCTTTGGGGCATTCTCCCCGGGCCCTGATCCAGCTGTCATCTCCCTGGCGGCTATTGATTGGCACACCGCTGTGGCAGTTCAGTTTATGCATCACAGCCCATTGGACGAGCACAGGGGCGTGGCCATGCAG ATGTGCTTGTCCTACACTTCCTcccagggagagaggaggaccAGGGTCCACAGCCTGGGCCTGCGCTGCTCCCGCCACCTAGTGGACACATTCCGCAACAGCCAGGCCGAGACACTGCTGAGCTTCTACTGCAAGAGAG CTTACTGCGCCGTGCTGGACAGGCCTCTCCAGGCTGTGAGAGACGAACTGGTCACTGAGCTTACAGAGGCCCTGGCCTGCTACCGGCAGCACTGCTCCTCCACTGCACTCACACATGGACAG ctGGTGCTGCCCCAGTGTCTGAAGGCCCTCCCAGTCTATGTGAACAGTCTGCGCAAGAGTGAGGTCTTGTTGCCCGGACAGCGCAGCTCCGTGCCACAACGACTGCAGCTGCGTGGCCAACTGGTCGCCATGGACCCGGCCCACACTGCCGCTTACTTCTATCCTGAGCTCCTCCCACTG CCCCTGTGTGAGCAGTCTGTTGGCGATGGTGCCCCTGCAGCAGCAGTGCGTTGCTCAGGGAGCAGTCTGGACTCACGGGGGCTGTACCTGGCCCACAGCTCCCTAGCCCTGCTGCTCTGGGTGGGGGAGCACGTCCCGCTGTCTGTCCTCTCCCAACTCTTCAACGCCAGCTCCTTCAGCCAGCTGCCCTGCGGAGAG TGCTGCCTGCCCACCCTGGACAACCCCTTGTCCCTGCGCGTGAGGGCAGTAATCGAAACCCTGAGGTCATGCACAGCCTTCACCCTAAAG CTGCAGGTGGTGAAGCAGGGAGACCACAGTGAGGAGGCTCTCCGGCACCTGCTGGTGGAGGACAAGAGCCCCAACGGCGGGGCGTCGTACCCCGACTTCCTGTATCACGTGCACATCAACTCCTTGCAGCTGCTGGCGTGA